CCACAGTCCCTGGCCCCCATCCATGAAATGCCAGAGGTGTCCCCGTTATGTGAAAACCCCAAAACACGCTGCCCCCATTTCCAAACTCTCCTGTGGGTGACACCAGTGCCAAGAGACCCATGAATGAAGCGGGTTCACCAGACGTGGGGGTTGGAGGCACAGCAGGGTCCAGATGGGACCGCTGGGCTGCAGGAGAAGAGGATTTGACCGGCCACACTCCAGAACCCCCTGCAGTGCTCAAATTAGATGTGGCAGGTTGAGAATGAGGATATTTTTCACAGCCGACAGAACAGAGTGAAATTATCTTGGAGGGATATAAGAGAGATGGATGTCATCGTGATAAAATACCCCCATGCCAATGAACTCTGGCCTTTACACACGATAGCACAGGACCCTCCAACAATCCACAAAGTATCCtcttctacagatgaagaaacagagctggaaggaaagggGACTGTCTGAGTAGAACAGGGGTAAGTGGGAGAGTTGCTCTGGGGCAGGTATGACAGGCCTTGAAAGAGAGGGAGATTTTGAAACAAAGTAGGTGGGACTAGGTGACAACCTGGGTAGGTAGAATGGTGGGCTGGgttgggttggggtgggggaggagtggggacCGATGCCTGGGCTGTAGGAAGAGAAGGGGATTCAGGTGTAACCTTTCACCTTTCAGCTGAAGGCAGATTATGTGGCCTAGACTCCAGCCAGTAGCTGGAGCTATGGACTGCCCTGGATGGGAGAGGCTCCTGCCAGCTGCCTTCCCAGAGCCCAAGCTTCCCTGGGGAACGAGGCATCAGGGAGCCGCCTGAGGAACTGGATCTCCAGTCTGGACGCAGTGGCCTCTCAGGGCAGAAACAACCTCTTTACGCACACCAGCTAACACTTAGTAGCACCCCTGGGCCCCAAGGGCAGTCTTTGAAGCAAGAGAGAAGACAAGTCCAGATGCACCAATCCATGGATAAGGTCTTAGATGGCCTTTAAAGGACCCAATGAtatgaggacacagagacacacgaGGGCGCTCTAACCAAATAACCGGTCCATCCCCACAAGGAAACAGGGTTAGTATTTTGAAAAACCTTTGGTCTAGTGTTTCTCAAAGGAGCCGCTATTGGAAGTCCGGGCAGGATGTTTCTCCCCCAGAGGGAGGTGTCCCTGTCACTGCAGGGTGTTTGCCATCCCTGACCCACTCCCTGTCACTGGGACAACCCAACTCCTCAAGTTTCATTTCCAAACACCACCTCTCCAGAGAGTCCCTCCTGGTCAGTGCCAGCGGAGGATGCCCGCTGGTGGCCTTGGGCAGTTTGGTAGTCTCTGCTCAACCTTACAGAGGAACGCGCATGTCCCACTTTGACCTCGTGAGCTAGGTACCTGCAGGTGCTGGAGCGTCGCAGGCCCCCAGTGACAGCGTGTGCTCATGGGGACTTGTTTGGGGAGGTAGGTTTCCCTTCATGCGGTTGTCTCTCAGGACGGATAGGATGAGGCTGCATCAATCACATtggggacacagacacaggacCCTGAGACAGACACCACGGGACCTGCTTACAGACACCCGCACCCCACGGCGCAAACATGTGGCCACACAGAACACAGCTTGCACAAAACTTCCACAAAGTAAGCCTGAAACGAGGCACACTTCTGGCGCCCGGAAGGCCCCACTGTCGTCAGTTCTGAGATGTTTACATCATTAGGTTTCCAAAGACAAGCACCAAGGTGAAAATCCAGGGATGAGATTCTAAGTGTTTACCAACCAGTGAGTCCTGGATCCCGGCCAGCTGGAATGGAGACCAGTGTAAACAGCTGGCGCGTGCAGTGCGCTATCAGTCCTGGAAACAGCCTAGTTGGCAGAGCCCAGTCCCCTGTGGGACACCAGGCATGCCAAGGTGGCTGCTTGGGCAGACAGAGATGACGTTTGGGGAGCACACACCATGGTAAACGGCAGTCCGGACAGGACCTGGGAGACTCACTGTCAAGTCCAACGCAGGACTGGAAACCCTCCAGCACGTGAGGGAATGAGGGGCTAGAGAAAGACCCAGACCCTCCAGTAGGCAGGGTACACCAGAGTTCCCGTCCTCCACCAAGTAGCTTGGTGTTTTCAAACAGAGTTGGCCTGCATGTCCTACAAAGGTGGCCTCTGCTGGAAGGCACGGCCAGAACCCTAGGGCACCTGTGGCACGGCCCTGCCAGTTTAGATGCTTACCACCTCCAAACGCAGGAAGGGTCACCCCAGCCTGCTGGCCAGGTGCTTACTCCACAGCAAGCAGACATTCCAAACCAAATAGGATTCTTACCCTCCTTCGAAGATTTTGATCCTCGCCGGCTCCCCTCTCTTGGAGGCAGGAGCGTCTTCCTCCGGCTTCCCTcgcttctcttcttccttctccactcTAGCTATATCTTTCTGGCCTTCCGGGGAAACCAGCGAAGGGAGGTGAACCTGGCCCACCGCAGGAAGGACAAAATCATCACTAGGTACATGGTAATCCTGGAAAGATGCCTTCCATGGCATCATACTCTTACACTTAATCGTGGTCCATTTCATCTCCACTCTACCAAGTGAAGAGGTGCTGTTAGCTCCACTTTACAGAAAGAGGGAAACTGATCCCCAGAGAGGTGCAGTGCCTTATTCAAGGCCACATGGTTGGTGTCAAAACTGGGCCTCTGACCAGGTCTTTCTCATGGGAAGACCAGGTCTTCTCAGGAGAGCTGTGTTTGCTCTTTCTTTGACACTAGTCTGGGAGTTTCTGGGGACAGATCCTCATCTTGGTCTCCTCGGTCATGCCAGCACCCAAAACAAGGCCTGCCTCAGAGAAAGCGCTTAAGGAATGCTGAACAAATAACTGAAGACTCTGCCTTCAATGTGGAGATTAACTGGTCCAATGCTCTTTCATAGATTAGAAAGTTCAGGTCAAGTCACCCAGCAGGTTAAGGGCATTGCTGGAGCACAGTGGACGTCTCCTGAGAGCCCTGACCCCCGGAGCTGGGCACAGAGGCTATGCTGGCCCACTGACGGGCATGCACCTGAGGGTGTGCGGGCTCTGGGTTGTTCTTTAAAGGGAACCCATTCTCTTCACAGGCCTCAGTGCTGAGAGCTGGCTCGATGAGCACACATGTCCTCTAGACCCTCTGATGGAAGCAGGGGTTGGGCATACCCTCGAATAGGGagcagggaggctgggctgggggctggggccagCAGTGCTGGGGGTGAGCTGCCCGTCCTACTGCGTGCCATTGCCAGGAAGCTCATATGAGAAACTGCACTGATCATAGCTAGCGTGGGACGCACCAGGTCTCCAGGTGCGGGGACAATCTAAGAACTGCAGTCCTCTGTGCCAGAGAACACACCTCTCCTgacagggagggggtggggctgagcAGAAAGGCAGCTGGTTGGCAATCAGGGAATCTGCGTTTTAGCACCACACAGGCCGCTGCATGCTGGTAGGAAACATGCCAGTGAATCAAATGGAATATTCAAAAAAAAGTGTGCAAGTTTCAGCTCATTTTAGGGAAGTGGCATTTTAAACTAATGATTGCCAAACCCAATTAAGCCAAATGAACTCTTCCGTTTTCTTAAATGGCCTTTTAGTATCTAGTCATTAAAACAGAGAGGCAGTCCAGATCATCCAAGAGGGCTTTGGAGTGAGAGCTAGTTTTGAATCTCTGCCATTTACTGTGTGGCTTTGTGCAAGTTATCTAACTTCTCTCTGCTTTAgctttcatccataaaatggtgACATAGTATCCTAACTTTCAAGGTGGTTACGAGGATAAAAGTGAAGTttagcacagtacttggcacatagtaggtgcacaagTAGTTATAAGTATGAACATAATTACCACAGCATCTGGAGAGTAGCCATAGCCAGTAAGAGACACTGGAGAGCAAATCAGTCATGATGTTTATGGCAAAAGTGGAAATCTCATTTAGGGGTGTTTGTAGACTGATAAGGACATTTAGGGAATACATTTGGGAAACAGTTCTTTGAAGAATATCCAGCTGGGCTAAGAACAAATTCAATGCATAACATTCACTCAGTGATAAAAGAAGAGGATATGAATATAGGAAAATTATAGAACAcagttttgttcatttgtctATTAATGTGAATTTAGTTTAGGAGATTTATGCCTGATTTGGGCAAAGCACCTTCTCTGAAGACACCCTAATGAACATCttgaaattttcagtcattttccaggttttctttcttcaaataactgaaaaaagaaaaatagactctCTGGAGTCTGACAGgtttgggttcaaattctgggtTTGCTGAATAtttgccatgtgaccttggccTCTCTCACCCTCAGTTCCCTCTGTAGAATGGAGACGGTCCTGCTAcccacaagtgtgtgtgtgtggggtgagcATTGGCTGGATTCAAGGGCCCAGCATGGGCAATGGAGGAGTAAGTGTGAGCCCTTAGTCAGGGCTGGGTGCTACCACACAGCCTAGGTGGGTCACGCCGTGAGTGATATTGCCACTTACTGGTAAAGAGGGATAATGCAACCCAGTTCTATCTGTTATTCTAGTCACAGAAAAGAAAGGACGATTTCAAGAGTTGCCAATCTCTGGAAATAGGAGGATTTCAAGTGGtatcagaaaatggaaacaacagatGTAGACAataagaaaagcaggaaaagacTAACAGGACAAGGGAGAAACATACGATGAAGTGGTATAAAGTTCTAAAATTGCGGCAGGCATTCCATCAGCCAAGTTTTCCAGTCTTTTggagaattgtttttttcctggctgAGACTGTGTCTTTGATTTTACAATAGCAGTTAATGGGAAAACAGGGTCACTTTAAAGCTCACTTTACTGAAATGTATCTATTCTGATGACGTAAGGGACACACGGACAAAGGAACCCAATAAATATGCTTCCTGGTAAGATGACCAGTCCCAACTGACAGAGAAGAAACCTGCCCCCTCTTTGACTCTAGTTTTGCAAATGGCACCTGAGGAGAATGTGCCTTTAAAAGCTCAGCaaaggtttttaaaatcagtGGGGAGAAGAAACAGGCTAAACTTACCTCTGTCATGCGGGGCTTGCGGGAGCTGGATGGCACGAGCCTTCCTGTCTCAGGATGTGGAGCTGTGGCCATGGTGTATGTCTCTTTGCTCACCTTCTGCTTAGACCTCAGGAGGGACAAAGCAGCTTTAGTGGAAACCCCCGGAAGGTTGGGGTTGTACAAACTTATGCACCAACCAGCGTAAACAGAGGACCTCCTATCTGCATGCTGGATGTGATTTGGCTTAATGTAGTTTAAATAGCACCAACTGACATTAGTGGTCGTGTGGAGGCTGGGGAACTGCAGTACCTTCTTTGAGTCCGTACCTTCTTGCGACTTGGCTGGTCTGGGGGACGTTTCTGACAGAGGAAGTGAGCTTGGAGGTGCCAGTGAAGGGAGGTCAGGTTGTTCCTTGGAATCTTCTTTCTTCACACTTAGTGGAGGCAATACTCTTCGGTGAGGTTTACCAGATGGCTGGGCATATTCCTTCAAAGCTTCTGAGCCTGGGGCTGTCGCATGGGATAGTGTGGGGTGAGGAAGGGAAGGTATTTCCTTTGGGTCAGATGAATCTGAGGGCAGGCTGGACAGTGACTCTAGCTCCCGCCTGCCCTGGCCCTGGCTTCCCAAGTGGGATTTCTCTGGTCTCTTGCCATCCTCAGTGCTGGTAAGCACCACACTGCATGGTTTTACCAGCTCTAGTTTTTCATCTGCCTTGGAAGCCTCCTCTTCCTTCACCCTTTTTTGCTGCTGGGTTTCCATGGTAAGTTCAAGGCTGCCGGCTGGTGAAAGGACGCGTTTGCTTCCTCCCACTGTTGATGAACTCCCCTCCGGGCTCAAGACACTCTCTGGTGACAGGGAAGTGCCTTTCCTTTCAGGTAATGTCACAGGCACTCTCAGGTATGGAGTCTGGAAACTTCTGCTCTGCTCTTCACTTACCCCGGCCAGTCCGGGGTATACATCTGCCCCACACACCATTGTTCCTTTGCATGGGGGCTCCTCAAACTTGGGAAGAGCCACAGTGGCTGAGCTGCCTTGGGACTGGGTGACTAGGATCTGGGAGAGAGTGGTGTACATGGCACTCCCGTAGGACGGCATGTTGGTCTGAATTCGGACAGGCACAACGAGGGACACCATGGTGTCTGGACAGGCAGGCAGGGCCAGCGGGGGTGCTGATGTGGGTGCTGAGGAGCTGGATGGGGGAGCCACGGGGGGCAGCTGGATGTCACTGCTATACTCTGTGCTGGAGGAGAGGCCAGCGGTTCCTGTTGCCAGTGGGGCCGGGCTGGTTTTGATCTGTGGCAGATGGCTTTCCACATCACCTGGGAGCTGAAGGGTGAACTGGGATTGCAGAGGCAGGAAAAACCCGGAAGAGAGGGCTGAGGAGGCCGGGTATGGCATGGGAAGAAATGAAGGGGGCTGCCGGAAGGGGATGTTGGCCGGGTGAGGCatgagctgggggagggggagatgaCCTGGGTGCAGAACGGTAGGTTGGAGAGGAAGTGGCGGGGCTTGAAataaggagggaggaagagggggcATGGAGTATGGTGAGGAGAGGAGGCTGGACATGGCCTGAGTAGAGAAGAATTCTGAAGACTGTCCTGGCTCGTGCTGTAAGAGGTgctggaaggagaaaagggagacagGTGGGGGCAGGTATGGTTTCTCATGCAAGGGGAGCTGGGCAATGGGGTGGTGGAGAACCTGCAGTGCTTCTGTGTAGGGTGGAGTGGACCCCAGCGGGGGTCTGTCCTGTACCTGGCTCTTGCTTCCCGGGTACCCACTGTGTGAGGTGGCCACTGAAGAAATCTGGGGCAATGAGCTTTTGGCTGAAGGTTTACTGGATGAGGCCTTTGGTTCCTCACTCTCCTGTCTTCCTTTGGGGGCAGCCTCTGGCTCTGGTTCTGGAGGCCTGCTCAGAGAGGCCTGTCTCACCaaaaagcattttcttctctctggtgGGGCCACTGGGGCTGCTGGAGCCACTGCGGCCGGTGCAGAAGGGCCTGTCAAGGACAAGCTGCCATAATCGAATGATTTGCTGCGTGTCTCGGTCATGTGGGTGGCATGGGAAATGTTAGGGCTCTGCTCTGAGGCTGACCGCCGCATCTCTCGGGCGTGCGGGTGGTGGCTGGGGACGGTCAGCATGTGAGTGCCCAAGGCTTTGGAGCGTGTGTCAGATGAGGGCCCGGCGGCCTCGGATTTTCCGTGGTCGTCCCTCTCAAAGGACGCCGAGCGGCTGGACCCGCTCAGAGAGACACCACTTTCCTGGCTTGGGCTGCGGGACAGAGGCACGGAGGACTCGAAGCTGGACTCCCCCGATGACTGCGCCATCTCCGCCAGGCGAAGTCTCTTCTTCTTGGGTGGCAGTTTCTCGGCTGGGAGCTGGGCGAGCGTCTGGCTGCGCTGGGGCCACTGGAACTCCTCTGTCTTCTCAGGCTCCTTGGGAGGTGGCTCTGGCTCTGTGTCCTGCCGGTCGGGCTCCTCGGTCACCAGGATCTCAGGAACCTGAATGTTGGGCTGGCGGACCAACTTGGGCTGCAGAGAGTGAGCCAAGCGTCCATGCGGGGCGGGCGCGGGTGATGAGAACGGGGCTGGAGGCTTGTCTTCCCCTTCCAAGCCACTGGGCTGCTCCAGAGAGTCGGACTTCTCAAAGGAGCTGGTATGCTGAATGACAGAAATTTCTTTGGACGTtgttctcctctccttccctgatTCAGAACCAGACCCTGGCTTGGGAGTCCTTGGCTGGAAGCCTGAGGGTCCCTCCAAGGAGGACACTGACTTACTCGGTTCTGCTGGTGACTTGGTGGATTCTGAGGGAAGGTTCCGAGCAGCATCAGACGGCCTGGGGCTGCCAAACTGACTCTTTGTCAGCTCAAAGGCAGGTGGCTCCTCCTCGTCCCCAaggctcttttctttcctcctcttcctcagtgGAGTGAGCTCCAAGGTAGTCCCCAGTTTGTAATGCATCATCTGGGACCAGGGCTCGTGCTCAGCCTGACTCTTCTCGGCTTCCGGAGATGCGTGAGCACCTGCAGAGGCGGGCTTTGCAATCTGAAGCTCTGAGCAGTAGTATTTCTTATGGGCCTCATAGTTGTCCCTTTTCTTGTACCGAGCACCACATATGTTACATTCATAGGTCACCCCTTTTGTTTTCAAGCCCTTCTTGGTCTTTTTGGTGAGTTCGCTTTCCTTGGGTTCCGGCTCGTCTGCGGGTTTGGGGGCTGTGTCTTTGCTACTTGGCCCTGCCTCCTCGGAACTGTACTCCCCTCCCAAAGGTAGTTCAATGGCCGGCTGACGCTTGAGCATCCGGGGGTGGGAGGTAAACACTTGACTGCTGCGGCTCAGGGCTTCGGAGTCGGTGATGTGGTCGTCGAAGGAGTAGCTACCGCGGAAGGTGTGGTGAGGGGTACTGAGGGTGCAGGCGGCAGAAGGCATTGAGTGGCTTCTCAGCAGAGGCACAGGGGGAGTGGTGCTGGGCGGGTGCTGGAGGCTCAGCAGTGATTGTTCCGGCTTCGTTTTCTCGCTGTGGGATGACAGAGGCTCCCGGTAGAGGCTGGATTTCGGTGACTCCATGCTGCTGCGCCGTGACAGCGAGCTCCTCCGGGGCTTCACGCTGTCTATCTCGCTGGTGTCCACCACGGCCTCGTTGATAGTGATGAGCTTGGTGATGTGTTCAATGACCTGCGTCCGGGGCACAGACAAAGGCACCAGGCTGGGCTTGTCTTCAGTGGAcaggggcaggaggggctgggtGGAGGTGGCCGTCAGCATGGCGGTCCGCTGCCCGATCCGCCCGCACTTGCCAAAGATGATCTCGGCATAGGACCTGGCGTTGGTGTTTGGGGGGCTGACCTGCTGTTCGGCGCTCTCGGAGCGGGAGAAATACCCAGACTCGGTGCTGCCCTTGCTGCCCGGGCTCAGAAACGCCTGCTCATCGATGACCTTTTTCCTTTCACTCAAGCGGAGGGCCAGCTTCTGCTTTATGGTGTGGGTGTCTTCGGGTTTATGGCTCAGGGGGTGTTCTGATGAGGGTTCTACAAATGGTGTGGGGTCCTCAAGCGACTGGGCTGAACTGGAGTGGGACAAGGAACAGCGTTCGTGGCTGGAGCCCTGGCTCCCAGAGCTGTACAAACTGCTGGACAGGAGGGGGTGCTTAGGCCTGGGGGAGAGCTCTGCAGGGTGAGTGGATGTGGTGGTGcctgtttcttcttctgaatCGGTGCTTTCTCCCTCGGTGGGCTCCTCAAACTCTTCCCCGGGGATCCTCTCTATCTCCAGCCCCGGGGGGTACATCTCGCTGCCCACTCCCGAGGCCAGGCCGGCTTTGATGCGGTGGGCATGGGACTTCCTGTGCTTGTAGAGGTTACTCTTGGTCTTGAAGGAGAAGCCGCAGGGGCCACAGGGGTAGGGCCTCTCGCCCGTGTGTGAGCGGATGTGTTTCTGGAGCACACTGGGCTTGGCGCAGGGCCGGCTGCAGTACTGGCAGATGTACTTGCCTGGCTTCTGGGGTTTCCTCTCCTTTTTGTGTGCCTCTTCCATGGGCTTCAACGGGACCTGGGAGGGACGGGGCACAAAGACTTTGGGGATGCCAGGCAGATCCTCGGGGGGCATGATGGAAGCATGAGAAGGGAGGAGCTGGCTCTGAGGATGGAGCCCAGGAGCCACGAAGGAGCTGGAGGGTCCAGGTCTCATGGGGTCGACCAGCTGCCAGGTGGACCCCTCCAGGAGGTGCTCAGGTTTGCCGGGCGACATGAATGCTGGTGTCAGAGGGTGCTGTGGAAGCTGCGAGATGTGAACAGAGGCTTCGATGGAGGATCTCTTGGGAGGCTTCTGCTGCTGGCCCATTTTCTCCTGAGAGCCTTCCCTAAGAACTGACGAGGAGGGGCCCGGGAAGGGCTGCGGGGCGAGGAGCTCTTGGAGGGGGCCCTCAGGGGTGGCGGCCGTGCTGCTGCCTGGGTAGGGGGCGCTGGCTGAAATACTGGTCTGAACGGCTTCTCCTTTAGTCAGCCGCTTCCGGGGACTTCCCTCAGCCTTCTTGGTGCCCTTGACACTTTGTTCAGGATCCATGACCTCCACGGAGACTTCAGATGCTATTCTGGGAGGGTAAGGGCGGGCTGCATTTATGAATAATCCAAGTGTCCCAAGGAGGCGTCTGGCTTTGGCCACATTGGTCAAGAGCTGAGGAAGTCAAACCCAGGACAGCTTTGGGAGTTTTTTTGCAAGTGTCACTGGCTGTGAGCGGACTCAGAGCAGGTCATCAGGGCTCAATCTATTCACGGTGGTGAGGCATGGCCCTCTACTTTGCAGACAGAAAATGCACCTGCACTTTCCGCCTGAATGTCTGTCGTGGAAACGTCGTGAAGGACGTCAATGTTGCCATCGTATTGTTTCAGTTGGCAGTGGCAAGTGGCCCCCCACGAGTCCCCTGTGTGCTATGCGAAGTGTTGAAGGCTGGGGACGTCTGTGCGCATGGCCCAGTCATCCCTGGTCCTGGCACGAGAGAAGCCACACTGGATGCCGTGGGCGGCTCTGTCTggcctcttctctccctttagTCCTGTGTTGGAGATCACCGCGTTGGAGGGGAATTCACGTTCTTCTAtgtga
The Rhinolophus ferrumequinum isolate MPI-CBG mRhiFer1 chromosome 9, mRhiFer1_v1.p, whole genome shotgun sequence genome window above contains:
- the HIVEP3 gene encoding transcription factor HIVEP3 isoform X2, encoding MDPEQSVKGTKKAEGSPRKRLTKGEAVQTSISASAPYPGSSTAATPEGPLQELLAPQPFPGPSSSVLREGSQEKMGQQQKPPKRSSIEASVHISQLPQHPLTPAFMSPGKPEHLLEGSTWQLVDPMRPGPSSSFVAPGLHPQSQLLPSHASIMPPEDLPGIPKVFVPRPSQVPLKPMEEAHKKERKPQKPGKYICQYCSRPCAKPSVLQKHIRSHTGERPYPCGPCGFSFKTKSNLYKHRKSHAHRIKAGLASGVGSEMYPPGLEIERIPGEEFEEPTEGESTDSEEETGTTTSTHPAELSPRPKHPLLSSSLYSSGSQGSSHERCSLSHSSSAQSLEDPTPFVEPSSEHPLSHKPEDTHTIKQKLALRLSERKKVIDEQAFLSPGSKGSTESGYFSRSESAEQQVSPPNTNARSYAEIIFGKCGRIGQRTAMLTATSTQPLLPLSTEDKPSLVPLSVPRTQVIEHITKLITINEAVVDTSEIDSVKPRRSSLSRRSSMESPKSSLYREPLSSHSEKTKPEQSLLSLQHPPSTTPPVPLLRSHSMPSAACTLSTPHHTFRGSYSFDDHITDSEALSRSSQVFTSHPRMLKRQPAIELPLGGEYSSEEAGPSSKDTAPKPADEPEPKESELTKKTKKGLKTKGVTYECNICGARYKKRDNYEAHKKYYCSELQIAKPASAGAHASPEAEKSQAEHEPWSQMMHYKLGTTLELTPLRKRRKEKSLGDEEEPPAFELTKSQFGSPRPSDAARNLPSESTKSPAEPSKSVSSLEGPSGFQPRTPKPGSGSESGKERRTTSKEISVIQHTSSFEKSDSLEQPSGLEGEDKPPAPFSSPAPAPHGRLAHSLQPKLVRQPNIQVPEILVTEEPDRQDTEPEPPPKEPEKTEEFQWPQRSQTLAQLPAEKLPPKKKRLRLAEMAQSSGESSFESSVPLSRSPSQESGVSLSGSSRSASFERDDHGKSEAAGPSSDTRSKALGTHMLTVPSHHPHAREMRRSASEQSPNISHATHMTETRSKSFDYGSLSLTGPSAPAAVAPAAPVAPPERRKCFLVRQASLSRPPEPEPEAAPKGRQESEEPKASSSKPSAKSSLPQISSVATSHSGYPGSKSQVQDRPPLGSTPPYTEALQVLHHPIAQLPLHEKPYLPPPVSLFSFQHLLQHEPGQSSEFFSTQAMSSLLSSPYSMPPLPPSLFQAPPLPLQPTVLHPGHLPLPQLMPHPANIPFRQPPSFLPMPYPASSALSSGFFLPLQSQFTLQLPGDVESHLPQIKTSPAPLATGTAGLSSSTEYSSDIQLPPVAPPSSSSAPTSAPPLALPACPDTMVSLVVPVRIQTNMPSYGSAMYTTLSQILVTQSQGSSATVALPKFEEPPCKGTMVCGADVYPGLAGVSEEQSRSFQTPYLRVPVTLPERKGTSLSPESVLSPEGSSSTVGGSKRVLSPAGSLELTMETQQQKRVKEEEASKADEKLELVKPCSVVLTSTEDGKRPEKSHLGSQGQGRRELESLSSLPSDSSDPKEIPSLPHPTLSHATAPGSEALKEYAQPSGKPHRRVLPPLSVKKEDSKEQPDLPSLAPPSSLPLSETSPRPAKSQEGTDSKKVLQFPSLHTTTNVSWCYLNYIKPNHIQHADRRSSVYAGWCISLYNPNLPGVSTKAALSLLRSKQKVSKETYTMATAPHPETGRLVPSSSRKPRMTEVHLPSLVSPEGQKDIARVEKEEEKRGKPEEDAPASKRGEPARIKIFEGGYKSNEEYVYVRGRGRGKYVCEECGIRCKKPSMLKKHIRTHTDVRPYVCKHCHFAFKTKGNLTKHMKSKAHSKKCQETGVLEELEAEEGTSDDPFQDSEGREGSEAVAQHQFSDLEDSDSDSDLDEDEDEDEESQDEPSSEAPLPGPPATLPADSSPVQGSQSPDATSGNQATQGGSVSEAEHLAAGGCSKSSQSILCLPHLGRAPSSPKEKDTSSAMSAKALSPRRPWSPGKEAGSRPPLAHKHSLTKSESSPQRHSPAREPQASAPSPAGSQTGPLPCGSPRLELSPLTSRPLGREPPPRAHLLPEPEGATDPGLPRHSPTRRQSPGQAESPPRSVLPGKWALAGPGSPSAGECGPSSGLAPRALYRPTPLPHKLLGRSPETSASTWKAESRSPSYSPGPVHPVSSRPFCAPHDFHGHVPARTENIFSHLPLHSQHLVRAPCPLIPIGGIQMVQARPGAHPTLLPGPMAAWVSGFSGGGSDLTGAREAQERGRWSPTESSSASVSPVAKVSKFTLSLELEDRDYPKERERTSGGLSRPPSWEPCGADVSTEPAPMHSPHTPPEASPRPPQGRRAESWSPHVASPHTLANPGASAAPPLDRSSSVGCLAEASTCFPARRRNLSGEPRTSQGSPEPSGSGGPGAPPHQPEDRGPLST
- the HIVEP3 gene encoding transcription factor HIVEP3 isoform X1 translates to MDPEQSVKGTKKAEGSPRKRLTKGEAVQTSISASAPYPGSSTAATPEGPLQELLAPQPFPGPSSSVLREGSQEKMGQQQKPPKRSSIEASVHISQLPQHPLTPAFMSPGKPEHLLEGSTWQLVDPMRPGPSSSFVAPGLHPQSQLLPSHASIMPPEDLPGIPKVFVPRPSQVPLKPMEEAHKKERKPQKPGKYICQYCSRPCAKPSVLQKHIRSHTGERPYPCGPCGFSFKTKSNLYKHRKSHAHRIKAGLASGVGSEMYPPGLEIERIPGEEFEEPTEGESTDSEEETGTTTSTHPAELSPRPKHPLLSSSLYSSGSQGSSHERCSLSHSSSAQSLEDPTPFVEPSSEHPLSHKPEDTHTIKQKLALRLSERKKVIDEQAFLSPGSKGSTESGYFSRSESAEQQVSPPNTNARSYAEIIFGKCGRIGQRTAMLTATSTQPLLPLSTEDKPSLVPLSVPRTQVIEHITKLITINEAVVDTSEIDSVKPRRSSLSRRSSMESPKSSLYREPLSSHSEKTKPEQSLLSLQHPPSTTPPVPLLRSHSMPSAACTLSTPHHTFRGSYSFDDHITDSEALSRSSQVFTSHPRMLKRQPAIELPLGGEYSSEEAGPSSKDTAPKPADEPEPKESELTKKTKKGLKTKGVTYECNICGARYKKRDNYEAHKKYYCSELQIAKPASAGAHASPEAEKSQAEHEPWSQMMHYKLGTTLELTPLRKRRKEKSLGDEEEPPAFELTKSQFGSPRPSDAARNLPSESTKSPAEPSKSVSSLEGPSGFQPRTPKPGSGSESGKERRTTSKEISVIQHTSSFEKSDSLEQPSGLEGEDKPPAPFSSPAPAPHGRLAHSLQPKLVRQPNIQVPEILVTEEPDRQDTEPEPPPKEPEKTEEFQWPQRSQTLAQLPAEKLPPKKKRLRLAEMAQSSGESSFESSVPLSRSPSQESGVSLSGSSRSASFERDDHGKSEAAGPSSDTRSKALGTHMLTVPSHHPHAREMRRSASEQSPNISHATHMTETRSKSFDYGSLSLTGPSAPAAVAPAAPVAPPERRKCFLVRQASLSRPPEPEPEAAPKGRQESEEPKASSSKPSAKSSLPQISSVATSHSGYPGSKSQVQDRPPLGSTPPYTEALQVLHHPIAQLPLHEKPYLPPPVSLFSFQHLLQHEPGQSSEFFSTQAMSSLLSSPYSMPPLPPSLFQAPPLPLQPTVLHPGHLPLPQLMPHPANIPFRQPPSFLPMPYPASSALSSGFFLPLQSQFTLQLPGDVESHLPQIKTSPAPLATGTAGLSSSTEYSSDIQLPPVAPPSSSSAPTSAPPLALPACPDTMVSLVVPVRIQTNMPSYGSAMYTTLSQILVTQSQGSSATVALPKFEEPPCKGTMVCGADVYPGLAGVSEEQSRSFQTPYLRVPVTLPERKGTSLSPESVLSPEGSSSTVGGSKRVLSPAGSLELTMETQQQKRVKEEEASKADEKLELVKPCSVVLTSTEDGKRPEKSHLGSQGQGRRELESLSSLPSDSSDPKEIPSLPHPTLSHATAPGSEALKEYAQPSGKPHRRVLPPLSVKKEDSKEQPDLPSLAPPSSLPLSETSPRPAKSQEGTDSKKVLQFPSLHTTTNVSWCYLNYIKPNHIQHADRRSSVYAGWCISLYNPNLPGVSTKAALSLLRSKQKVSKETYTMATAPHPETGRLVPSSSRKPRMTEVHLPSLVSPEGQKDIARVEKEEEKRGKPEEDAPASKRGEPARIKIFEGGYKSNEEYVYVRGRGRGKYVCEECGIRCKKPSMLKKHIRTHTDVRPYVCKHCHFAFKTKGNLTKHMKSKAHSKKCQETGVLEELEAEEGTSDDPFQDSEGREGSEAVAQHQFSDLEDSDSDSDLDEDEDEDEESQDEPSSEAPLPGPPATLPADSSPVQGSQSPDATSGNQATQGGSVSEAEHLAAGGCSKSSQSILCLPHLGRAPSSPKEKDTSSAMSAKALSPRRPWSPGKEAGSRPPLAHKHSLTKSESSPQRHSPAREPQASAPSPAGSQTGPLPCGSPRLELSPLTSRPLGREPPPRAHLLPEPEGATDPGLPRHSPTRRQSPGQAESPPRSVLPGKWALAGPGSPSAGECGPSSGLAPRALYRPTPLPHKLLGRSPETSASTWQKAESRSPSYSPGPVHPVSSRPFCAPHDFHGHVPARTENIFSHLPLHSQHLVRAPCPLIPIGGIQMVQARPGAHPTLLPGPMAAWVSGFSGGGSDLTGAREAQERGRWSPTESSSASVSPVAKVSKFTLSLELEDRDYPKERERTSGGLSRPPSWEPCGADVSTEPAPMHSPHTPPEASPRPPQGRRAESWSPHVASPHTLANPGASAAPPLDRSSSVGCLAEASTCFPARRRNLSGEPRTSQGSPEPSGSGGPGAPPHQPEDRGPLST